From the Leptolyngbya sp. O-77 genome, one window contains:
- a CDS encoding acyltransferase family protein yields MNPPGISALGRATVDASCTGAQSQRIALIDYAKGIGIFLVVFGHVLRGLTGTVLQENALTQALDQWIYAFHMPLFFFLSGYLAERSVSKPLGTVVSSKLRAIAYPYFLWSAIQETLRHLAGISDQPLSSLWRIVYSPILQFWFLYVLFAVSLVYLLLRKLKVPVAVCFAGFALLFASEFIDLSLGPWPVLYMIRLNAVYFALGAIASGVDWVGRLQKVQRSILLPSAFLGFSLIALAAIVNLTSLEAWLFPLAVLGIVASLSLAAYLEDLQRISFLQTWGLRSLEIFVAHTIFTAATRIVLQKGMNLNQPVIHIIVGTALGLGASLLLYRLSVQLRILCLFRLQPPPASSCSPKIS; encoded by the coding sequence ATGAATCCGCCAGGCATTTCTGCACTCGGTCGGGCGACGGTTGATGCATCCTGCACCGGCGCTCAGTCCCAGCGCATCGCTTTGATTGACTATGCAAAGGGCATCGGCATCTTTCTGGTGGTTTTTGGGCACGTCCTCCGGGGGCTAACTGGCACTGTTTTGCAGGAAAACGCCCTAACTCAAGCCCTCGACCAGTGGATCTATGCCTTCCACATGCCCCTGTTCTTTTTTCTGTCTGGCTACCTCGCCGAGCGTTCCGTCTCAAAACCGCTCGGCACAGTGGTTTCTAGCAAACTGCGGGCGATCGCCTATCCCTATTTCCTGTGGTCCGCAATTCAGGAAACGCTGCGCCACCTCGCAGGCATCAGCGACCAGCCCCTGAGCAGCCTTTGGCGCATCGTCTATTCCCCAATTTTGCAATTCTGGTTTCTCTACGTCTTGTTTGCGGTTTCGCTCGTGTACCTGCTGCTGCGAAAGCTGAAGGTTCCTGTTGCAGTGTGCTTCGCAGGATTTGCGCTGCTGTTTGCCTCCGAGTTTATCGACCTCAGCCTTGGCCCCTGGCCGGTGCTGTACATGATTCGGCTCAACGCAGTTTACTTTGCCTTGGGGGCGATCGCCAGCGGGGTTGATTGGGTTGGGCGGCTGCAAAAGGTGCAGCGTTCGATCCTGCTGCCCAGCGCCTTTTTGGGGTTCAGTCTCATTGCGCTGGCTGCCATCGTCAATCTGACCAGCCTCGAAGCCTGGCTGTTTCCGCTGGCGGTGCTGGGTATTGTTGCCAGCCTGTCGCTTGCCGCTTATCTAGAGGATCTCCAGCGAATTTCCTTTCTGCAAACTTGGGGGCTGCGCTCCTTAGAAATTTTTGTGGCTCATACGATTTTTACTGCCGCAACCAGGATTGTCCTGCAAAAAGGGATGAACCTTAACCAGCCTGTCATTCACATCATTGTGGGCACAGCCCTTGGACTGGGCGCGTCTCTGTTGCTATATCGTCTGTCTGTGCAGCTTCGCATTCTATGCCTATTTAGATTGCAGCCCCCCCCTGCCAGTAGCTGTTCGCCCAAAATCTCTTAG
- the hslO gene encoding Hsp33 family molecular chaperone HslO, with amino-acid sequence MADQLVRATAARGGIRVVGAVTTRLTEEARQRHQLSYVATAALGRTMVSGLLLASSMKRPESRVNIRVRGNGPLGVVFADAGLDGTVRGYVQNPGVELPTNSRGKLDVGAAVGSEGFLYVVRDIGFGYPYSSTVELVSGEIGEDVANYLVVSEQTPSALLVGVFVDPDGVTAAGGMLVQVLPKAARDEALVEKLESRLAALSGFTSLLKDGKTLPQIFADLMGDMDLEILPESQMLRFHCGCTFDRMLGALKLLGEEELRDMIAKDDGAEATCHFCNEVYRASSNELEQLIQELQTESVG; translated from the coding sequence ATGGCAGATCAGCTCGTGCGGGCAACCGCAGCCAGAGGTGGCATTCGGGTTGTGGGCGCAGTCACCACCCGCCTCACAGAAGAAGCCCGCCAGCGCCACCAGCTTTCCTATGTCGCCACGGCTGCCCTGGGGCGGACAATGGTTTCCGGGCTGCTGCTGGCCTCCAGCATGAAGCGGCCCGAATCGCGGGTCAACATTCGCGTGCGCGGCAACGGCCCCTTGGGGGTAGTCTTTGCGGATGCGGGGCTAGATGGCACCGTGCGCGGCTATGTGCAAAATCCTGGGGTAGAACTCCCTACCAACAGTCGGGGGAAACTCGACGTGGGCGCGGCGGTTGGCTCCGAAGGATTTCTCTACGTGGTGCGCGACATCGGCTTTGGCTACCCTTATTCCAGCACTGTGGAACTGGTGTCGGGCGAGATTGGCGAAGACGTGGCGAATTATCTCGTCGTGTCGGAGCAAACGCCGTCGGCACTGCTGGTGGGCGTGTTTGTCGATCCGGACGGGGTGACGGCAGCGGGCGGAATGCTGGTGCAGGTGTTGCCCAAGGCAGCCCGCGACGAAGCTCTGGTCGAAAAGCTAGAATCTCGACTGGCTGCGCTATCTGGCTTTACCAGCTTGCTCAAGGACGGGAAGACCCTGCCGCAAATTTTCGCCGACCTGATGGGCGATATGGATTTGGAAATCTTGCCCGAAAGCCAAATGCTGCGGTTTCACTGCGGCTGCACGTTTGACCGGATGCTGGGCGCACTGAAGTTGCTCGGCGAAGAGGAACTGCGCGACATGATCGCTAAAGACGATGGTGCAGAAGCCACCTGCCATTTCTGCAACGAAGTCTATCGTGCTAGCAGCAACGAGCTGGAGCAGTTGATTCAAGAGTTGCAAACCGAATCGGTTGGCTAG
- a CDS encoding Ppx/GppA phosphatase family protein, whose amino-acid sequence MSSAVIQDRILAAIDVGTNSIHMVVVKIDPTLPAFTIINREKTTVRLGDRDRATGNLTQAAMQRAIATLRRCQDIAQTLHAEAIVAVATSAVREAPNGRDFLQLVENELGLEIDLISGQEEARRIYLGVLSGMAFNEQPHAIIDIGGGSTELILGDGHEPRCLTSTKVGAVRLTTEMVSTDPISSSEFNYLRAYVRGMLERSVDELLSKVRAGETPRLVGTSGTIETLAALHAREHTGTVPDPLHGYQIPLADLREMVTRLRRMTMAERAALPGMSDRRAEIIVAGALILQEAMELLRLDSVTICERSLREGLVVDWMLTHGLIEDRLRFQSSIRQRSVLRAAQKYQVNLPYAERVATLALSLFDQTQGILHNWGHEERELLWAAAMLHNCGHFISHSAHHKHSYYLIRNGDLLGYTEIEIEAIANLSRYHRKSCPKKKHDNYRSLTTKKHRKVVEQLNTLLRMAVALDRRQIGAIDRITCEVVPAHQEFRLLIHPTHPNDDCALELWSLDGKKGCFEEEFGLKVVPQLVLLPPDAGSYLS is encoded by the coding sequence ATGTCTTCTGCCGTGATTCAAGACCGTATTCTGGCTGCGATTGATGTTGGGACGAACTCAATCCACATGGTGGTGGTGAAGATTGACCCCACGCTGCCCGCATTCACCATCATTAATCGAGAAAAAACGACGGTGCGTCTGGGCGATCGCGATCGCGCGACAGGCAATCTGACTCAGGCGGCCATGCAACGGGCGATCGCCACGCTGCGCCGCTGCCAAGACATTGCCCAGACGCTCCATGCCGAGGCGATCGTGGCCGTAGCCACCAGCGCCGTGCGCGAAGCCCCCAATGGACGCGACTTTTTGCAACTAGTAGAAAACGAGCTGGGGCTGGAAATTGACCTGATTTCGGGTCAGGAAGAGGCCCGGCGAATTTATCTGGGCGTACTGTCGGGGATGGCCTTTAACGAGCAGCCCCATGCGATTATCGACATCGGCGGCGGCTCGACGGAGCTAATCTTGGGCGACGGCCATGAGCCGCGCTGCCTCACCAGCACCAAAGTCGGCGCAGTCCGGCTGACGACGGAAATGGTCAGCACCGACCCCATCAGCAGCAGTGAGTTTAACTATTTGCGAGCTTATGTGCGCGGTATGTTGGAGCGCTCGGTGGACGAACTGCTGAGCAAAGTTCGCGCTGGGGAAACGCCGCGCTTAGTAGGAACCTCCGGCACCATTGAAACGCTGGCCGCCCTGCACGCCCGCGAGCACACGGGCACCGTGCCCGATCCGCTGCATGGTTATCAAATTCCCCTGGCCGACTTGCGCGAAATGGTGACTCGGCTGCGCCGCATGACGATGGCCGAGCGAGCCGCCTTGCCAGGAATGTCGGATCGGCGGGCAGAGATTATCGTGGCGGGGGCGCTGATTTTGCAGGAAGCGATGGAGCTACTGCGGCTGGATTCGGTAACGATTTGCGAGCGATCGCTCCGGGAAGGGCTGGTCGTGGACTGGATGCTGACCCACGGGCTGATCGAAGACCGCCTGCGTTTCCAAAGCTCGATTCGCCAGCGCAGCGTCCTCCGTGCCGCTCAAAAATATCAGGTGAACCTGCCCTATGCTGAACGGGTGGCGACCCTGGCCCTTAGCCTGTTTGACCAGACCCAGGGCATCTTACACAACTGGGGACACGAGGAGCGAGAGCTGCTGTGGGCAGCCGCCATGTTGCACAACTGTGGACACTTTATCAGCCACTCTGCCCACCACAAGCATTCCTACTACCTGATTCGCAATGGTGACCTGCTGGGTTATACAGAGATTGAAATCGAGGCGATCGCCAATTTGTCTCGCTATCACCGCAAAAGCTGTCCCAAGAAAAAGCACGACAACTACCGCAGCCTGACGACCAAAAAGCACCGAAAAGTCGTCGAACAGCTCAACACGCTGCTGCGGATGGCGGTCGCCCTGGATCGTCGCCAAATCGGCGCAATCGACCGCATCACCTGCGAGGTAGTGCCCGCTCACCAGGAGTTTCGCCTGCTAATCCATCCAACCCACCCCAACGACGACTGCGCTCTGGAACTGTGGAGCCTGGATGGCAAAAAGGGCTGTTTTGAAGAAGAATTTGGGCTGAAAGTCGTGCCTCAGCTAGTGCTGTTGCCCCCTGACGCTGGCTCCTACTTGAGCTAG
- a CDS encoding Hsp20/alpha crystallin family protein produces MALVRWEPFREIETLQRQMNRLFDEFLPATTENHKLTSFMPLAEMEETGEAIHLRLEVPGMDAKDLNVEVSAESVSISGERKSESKTEEKGMTRTEFRYGKFQRVIPLPSRIQNDKVTAEYKDGILNLTLPKAEEEKNRVVKVSLG; encoded by the coding sequence ATGGCACTCGTTCGATGGGAACCATTCCGTGAGATTGAAACGCTACAACGGCAAATGAATCGGCTGTTTGATGAGTTCCTGCCAGCGACTACAGAAAACCACAAGCTGACCAGCTTCATGCCGCTGGCAGAGATGGAAGAAACGGGTGAAGCGATTCACCTGAGGCTGGAAGTTCCTGGCATGGATGCCAAAGACCTCAATGTTGAGGTTTCGGCAGAGTCCGTTAGCATCAGCGGCGAACGCAAGTCGGAAAGCAAAACCGAAGAAAAAGGCATGACCCGAACGGAGTTCCGCTATGGCAAGTTTCAGCGGGTGATTCCGTTGCCGAGCCGCATCCAAAACGATAAGGTAACGGCTGAATACAAGGACGGTATCTTGAACCTAACCTTGCCGAAGGCCGAGGAAGAAAAAAATCGCGTCGTCAAGGTGAGCCTTGGTTGA
- the xth gene encoding exodeoxyribonuclease III yields the protein MKIATWNVNSIRTRLEHVINWLTENPVDVLCAQETKVVDADFPLAAFTDLGYTCYVSGQKSYNGVALISKTPLESVSCGFEPVLGGAIAAPFDEQKRVITGVLDQVRIVNLYVPNGSSVGSDKYTYKLNWLAVLREYLAKLLEENPKLLVCGDFNVALEDRDIHDPTGREKEVMATDAERQALRAILDLGLADAFRKFNQEDGQFSWWDYRAAAFRRNLGWRIDHHYLSPPLYAEAKSCIIDKAPRQLEKPSDHTPVIVEL from the coding sequence ATGAAGATCGCCACCTGGAATGTCAACTCCATTCGCACCCGTCTAGAACACGTCATCAACTGGCTGACGGAGAATCCGGTGGATGTGCTGTGCGCTCAGGAAACGAAGGTAGTGGATGCTGACTTTCCGCTGGCTGCGTTTACCGATTTGGGGTATACCTGCTACGTCTCTGGGCAAAAGTCCTACAACGGTGTGGCGCTGATCAGCAAAACGCCGCTGGAGTCGGTCAGTTGTGGGTTCGAGCCTGTGCTAGGAGGGGCGATCGCCGCGCCGTTTGATGAACAGAAGCGAGTCATCACAGGCGTTCTCGATCAGGTTCGCATTGTTAACCTCTACGTGCCCAACGGCTCCAGCGTCGGCAGCGACAAATACACCTACAAGCTAAACTGGCTGGCGGTGCTGCGCGAGTATTTGGCAAAGCTGCTGGAGGAGAATCCCAAACTCCTGGTTTGCGGCGATTTCAACGTGGCGCTGGAAGATCGAGATATCCACGACCCCACCGGGCGCGAAAAAGAAGTCATGGCTACCGATGCCGAACGGCAGGCGCTGCGGGCCATTCTCGACTTGGGGCTGGCGGATGCGTTTCGCAAGTTTAACCAGGAAGACGGACAGTTTAGCTGGTGGGACTACCGCGCCGCAGCCTTTCGCCGCAACTTGGGCTGGCGTATCGACCACCACTACCTCAGCCCGCCGCTCTATGCCGAGGCCAAAAGCTGCATCATCGACAAAGCGCCGCGCCAGCTAGAAAAGCCCAGCGACCACACGCCAGTAATCGTGGAGTTGTAA
- a CDS encoding cation diffusion facilitator family transporter has translation MHTAACPEGCQAPHPHTVDVQKKAKLLWMALGLIGGFSLVELAVSLSSHSLALLAEAGHMLSDVAALALALLATWIAGWPPSAQAPFGYRRVEILAALANGLGLVAIALWIGWEAVERLQHPDAEILGLPMLITAAVGLGINLVNASLLHDHSHHDLNLKGAFLHMVSDAIGSVGVILAAIAVWLFGWAWADGAISLLVAALILVGAIPLIRQSLNILLEKAPAHLDPDTVQAHLLQTEGVQAVENLRLWAIAPGQMALTAHLTVNPQDGPERDRLLQTLQASLQTTFGLTDTTLQLAAPPATPRVNLSMPPSLELVVKE, from the coding sequence ATGCATACTGCCGCCTGCCCAGAGGGCTGCCAAGCGCCCCATCCCCACACGGTGGATGTCCAGAAAAAAGCAAAACTGTTGTGGATGGCGCTGGGGCTGATTGGCGGGTTCTCGCTGGTAGAACTGGCGGTCAGCCTGTCGAGCCACAGTCTGGCGCTGCTGGCAGAGGCGGGGCATATGCTGTCGGATGTGGCCGCGCTGGCGCTGGCGCTGCTGGCGACGTGGATTGCGGGCTGGCCGCCGTCGGCGCAGGCTCCCTTTGGCTATCGGCGAGTCGAAATCTTGGCAGCGCTGGCAAACGGACTGGGGCTGGTGGCGATCGCCCTCTGGATTGGCTGGGAAGCAGTCGAACGGCTGCAACACCCCGATGCGGAAATTCTGGGACTGCCGATGCTGATTACCGCCGCTGTTGGGCTAGGCATCAACCTGGTCAACGCATCGCTGTTGCACGACCACAGCCACCATGATTTGAACCTGAAAGGCGCATTTCTGCACATGGTGTCCGACGCGATCGGGTCAGTCGGCGTGATTTTGGCGGCGATCGCCGTCTGGCTCTTTGGCTGGGCGTGGGCCGATGGAGCTATTAGCCTGCTCGTCGCCGCGCTGATTCTGGTCGGAGCCATCCCGCTCATCCGCCAAAGCCTGAACATCCTGCTGGAAAAAGCCCCCGCCCACCTCGACCCCGACACTGTGCAGGCCCATCTGCTACAAACCGAAGGCGTGCAAGCGGTTGAGAATCTGAGGCTGTGGGCGATCGCCCCAGGTCAGATGGCTCTCACTGCCCACCTGACGGTGAACCCGCAGGATGGCCCAGAGCGCGATCGCCTCTTGCAAACCCTGCAAGCTTCCCTGCAAACCACCTTCGGACTGACCGACACCACGCTCCAACTGGCTGCCCCGCCCGCTACACCCCGAGTGAATCTATCGATGCCACCGAGCCTGGAACTGGTGGTCAAGGAATGA
- a CDS encoding DUF554 domain-containing protein, giving the protein MLDFWAKTSGTWINVATVLLGTALGLLLTGHLPERMQRMIKQGLGLTTLFIGISMAGSLNQSRGGIVDGVILGLLALVAGGLLGEWWQIEERLAIAGDWLKHRVKGKGRFTDGFVTASLLFCIGPMAMIGSLNNGLVGDARLLTLKATMDGLAAIALTGSYGIGVGFSTLTILLYQGGLSLAAGLLARALPDPASSPPVLLATGVGGLMILSIGLNLLEIGKVRVGSFLPAPFLAPLVYWLATWLTAAFA; this is encoded by the coding sequence ATGCTAGATTTTTGGGCAAAAACCAGCGGCACCTGGATCAACGTTGCCACGGTTCTACTGGGGACTGCCCTGGGGCTGCTGCTCACCGGGCACTTGCCAGAGCGGATGCAGCGGATGATCAAGCAGGGGTTGGGACTGACAACGCTGTTTATCGGCATCAGCATGGCAGGCAGCCTGAACCAGTCCAGGGGCGGCATTGTAGACGGCGTGATTTTGGGGCTGTTGGCGCTGGTGGCAGGCGGGCTGCTGGGCGAGTGGTGGCAGATTGAGGAACGGCTGGCGATCGCCGGAGATTGGCTGAAACATCGGGTCAAAGGCAAGGGTCGCTTTACCGATGGCTTTGTCACCGCCAGTTTGCTGTTTTGCATTGGCCCGATGGCCATGATCGGCAGCCTAAACAACGGGCTGGTGGGCGATGCGCGGCTGCTGACGCTAAAGGCGACGATGGACGGACTGGCGGCGATCGCCCTCACGGGCAGCTACGGCATTGGTGTCGGCTTTTCGACCCTGACAATTTTGCTGTATCAAGGCGGACTGTCGCTAGCCGCCGGACTCCTGGCCCGCGCGCTCCCCGATCCCGCCAGTTCGCCGCCCGTGCTGCTAGCAACAGGCGTAGGCGGCCTGATGATTCTGTCTATCGGGCTGAACTTGCTAGAAATCGGCAAGGTGCGCGTCGGCTCCTTCTTGCCAGCCCCCTTCCTCGCACCGCTGGTCTATTGGCTTGCCACATGGCTCACAGCCGCCTTCGCGTGA
- a CDS encoding NAD(P)/FAD-dependent oxidoreductase: MDAIATPEPHHVVIIGGGFSGLYAAKTLGRAKDIKVTLVDKRNFHLFQPLLYQVATGTLSPADISSPLRGILSDYKNITVLMDEAVDLDPQAQVLKLREQELPYDTLVVATGVSHHYFGNDQWRDTAPGLKTIEDALEMRRRIFVAFEAAEKETDPEKRKAWLTFVIVGGGPTGVELAGAIAELAYRTLKEDFRNIDTSETTILLLEGMDRVLPPYDPDLSAKAAESLSRLGVTVRTKTLVTQIEPSDSGDVVTLKSGTPDNPVIETMTARTILWAAGVKASGMGKVLADRAGALCDRVGRVIVEPDFSIAGYPNIFVIGDLAHYAHQGDRPIPGVAPAAVQAGEYVAKTLQRRIQGQSVEPFVYKDPGSLAIIGQNAAVVDLGFVKFSGPPAWFAWVFAHIYYLIEFDNKLIVMLQWGWNYFTRKRGARLITGEGGVATAESAGTYRTRVKEPVEV, encoded by the coding sequence ATGGACGCGATCGCAACACCAGAACCGCACCACGTCGTCATCATTGGCGGCGGATTTAGCGGTCTATACGCCGCCAAAACGTTGGGACGCGCAAAAGACATTAAGGTAACGCTAGTAGACAAGCGCAACTTTCACCTGTTTCAGCCCTTGCTATATCAAGTGGCAACGGGCACGCTGTCGCCAGCCGACATTTCTTCGCCCCTGCGCGGCATTCTCAGCGACTACAAAAACATTACCGTGCTGATGGATGAGGCGGTTGATCTTGATCCACAGGCACAAGTGCTAAAGCTGCGAGAGCAGGAGCTTCCCTACGACACGCTGGTTGTGGCAACGGGTGTCAGCCACCACTACTTTGGCAACGACCAGTGGCGCGACACGGCTCCGGGGCTGAAAACCATTGAAGATGCCCTGGAAATGCGCCGCCGGATTTTTGTCGCCTTTGAAGCGGCAGAGAAGGAAACCGACCCCGAAAAGCGCAAAGCATGGCTCACCTTTGTCATTGTGGGCGGCGGGCCGACGGGAGTAGAGCTAGCCGGGGCGATCGCCGAACTGGCCTACCGCACGCTCAAAGAAGACTTCCGCAACATCGACACCTCAGAAACCACCATCCTGCTGCTGGAAGGCATGGATCGCGTCCTGCCACCCTACGATCCTGACCTGTCGGCAAAGGCGGCTGAATCGTTATCCCGTCTGGGCGTGACCGTCCGCACCAAAACCCTGGTGACGCAGATTGAACCCAGCGACAGCGGCGACGTGGTAACGCTGAAAAGCGGCACGCCGGATAATCCCGTGATTGAGACAATGACCGCTCGCACCATCCTCTGGGCGGCAGGGGTAAAAGCCTCTGGCATGGGCAAGGTGCTGGCCGATCGGGCGGGTGCGTTGTGCGATCGCGTCGGGCGCGTCATCGTGGAACCTGATTTCAGCATCGCGGGTTATCCCAATATCTTCGTCATCGGCGATCTGGCCCACTATGCCCACCAAGGCGATCGCCCCATTCCGGGTGTCGCACCGGCCGCCGTGCAGGCCGGTGAATACGTCGCCAAGACCCTCCAGCGACGCATCCAGGGGCAGTCCGTAGAACCCTTTGTCTATAAAGATCCAGGTAGCTTGGCCATCATCGGGCAAAATGCTGCGGTGGTTGACCTGGGCTTCGTCAAGTTTTCTGGGCCACCCGCCTGGTTTGCGTGGGTCTTTGCCCACATTTACTATCTAATCGAGTTCGACAACAAGCTTATTGTCATGCTCCAGTGGGGTTGGAACTACTTCACCCGCAAGCGCGGCGCACGGCTGATTACGGGTGAGGGCGGCGTGGCGACCGCAGAGTCCGCAGGGACGTATCGGACTAGGGTGAAGGAGCCGGTGGAGGTGTAG
- a CDS encoding uracil-DNA glycosylase family protein: MASEDQIDLFSLAEVATPAASASFDPSQIPTSVRIPIPPGTYASMEEMKAHCDQCQRCELGQNRTHAVIGRGGLAAPVMIVGEGPGQTEDETGLPFVGKSGQLLAKILESVQLSDEDVFICNVVKCRPPENRTPTAAEADACKGYLMEQIRLINPKIILLTGATALKGLLGIKQGITKVRGQWIEQDGRFYMPIFHPAYLLRNQSREKGSPKWLMWQDIQAVRAKLDEIRGA; the protein is encoded by the coding sequence ATGGCGAGCGAAGACCAAATTGACTTATTCAGTCTGGCGGAGGTCGCCACGCCTGCCGCATCTGCCAGCTTCGACCCGTCCCAAATTCCCACCAGCGTCCGCATCCCCATTCCACCGGGAACCTACGCCTCGATGGAGGAAATGAAGGCGCACTGCGACCAATGTCAGCGCTGCGAACTGGGGCAAAATCGCACCCATGCAGTCATTGGGCGTGGCGGCCTGGCTGCGCCCGTGATGATTGTCGGCGAGGGGCCAGGGCAAACCGAAGACGAAACCGGGCTGCCGTTTGTGGGCAAGTCGGGTCAGTTGCTCGCCAAAATTCTAGAATCGGTGCAGTTGAGCGATGAGGACGTGTTCATCTGCAACGTGGTGAAGTGTCGCCCGCCGGAAAACCGCACCCCCACCGCCGCCGAAGCCGATGCCTGCAAGGGCTACCTGATGGAGCAAATTCGGCTGATTAACCCCAAGATTATCTTGCTCACCGGGGCTACTGCGCTGAAGGGCTTGCTGGGCATCAAGCAGGGCATTACCAAGGTGCGCGGCCAGTGGATCGAGCAAGACGGCCGCTTCTATATGCCGATCTTTCACCCCGCCTATCTGCTGCGAAATCAGTCCCGCGAGAAGGGC